The sequence AGCAACGAAAACAGGTGGAATTGGAATTGGATTGTCGATTGTAAAGGCGCTGGTAGACGCACATCAGGGAACCATTCATTTTGAAAGTGAGGTTGGCCATGGTACAACGGTTACAGTTTGTTTTTTAAAAAGAGGAATAAATTAAATTAGCTAGCTGATGCATGAACAGCAATTTTGCAAGAACAAATATTGGTATAAAATAGTTATACTAGACAAAGGAAATTTTGAGTAGTTTGTAGCAATTCATAGCAACTTATTTTCCTGTACTATAGGAAAGTATAAAATTTTAGGGTTTATCCCGCATGTAAGGTGCCGTAAGACTCCCACTTCAAGTCCTGAGTTTGTGCAGAGGGTCAAAGTGGGATAAAACGGCACCTAAATGCCCGATTGGTTCATCTGGAATTTCTTGGGAAAAGCATTCAAGAAATGAAGTTTCACTTTATCCCGCATGTAAGGTGCCGTAAGACTCCCACTTCAAGTCCTGAGTTTGTGCAGAGGGTCAAAGTGGGATAAAACGGCACCTAAATGCCCGATTGGTTCATCTGGCATTTCTTGGGAAAAGCATTCAAGAAATGAAGTTTCACTTTATCCCGCATGTAAGGTGCCGTAAGTTTCCCACTTCAAGTCCTGAGTTCGTGCAAAGGGGCTAAGTCGGAGAAAACGGCACCTAAATGCCCGATTGGTTCATCTAGCATTTCTTGGGAAAAGCATTCAAGAAATGAAGTTTCACTTTATCGTATAAGAAAAACTACAGCTTTCGCTAAAGACTTGGCGACAAGCCAAGTCTTTCTAAGAAGTAAGTCTTTTAGGATAAGTGTTTTATGTTTTATCAAGAGGAGTAGATACAAGGATAATTTCCAGTATAAGCATGAATTGTATCAATTAAGTAATCCAAATAGGGAGCTAACCTTCCCATTGATGACAACTTCGCTTTGTAAAATGAAGTGTGTGCCATTTTATTTTCTGTACGTATTTGTATATAACAAATAAAAACATTAAAGTAGGGAGTTAAAGTGAATGAATCGAAAAATTGAATATATATTAGGAATTGTTGGTTTTTCAATGGATGCATTAGTGGCCATTATGAGTGGAGTTTTTCTACTTATACTTCATAGTGGGGTAGATTTTCTAAAAGACGCTATTGACCCAACGGAATATGGGGCGTTTTCTGATTTTTTCCCCGTATTTATTAATTTATTGTGGATTCCTATTCTTGGGTGTGTTATTAGCTTTATTTTAGGGTTAATTGCAGTAGTAAATATAAAAAAGAATCCGAAAGTTGCCGGAGGTTTTTTCATAGCAGCTGCGATAATTAGTAGTTGGTTGTTGTTTTCAGGATTTTTCTTTCAATCTGTATTTTATTTAATTGCTGGGATTATGTGCTTTGTACGAAAACCAGAAGATAGCGCTATGGAATAAGCTAAAAATCGAGAGAATAGAGTAGATTATCCTTACTTAAATGTAGCTGCCAGAAGATTGAAAACACCCCAGAAGTATCTTACTCTAACTTCTGGGGAAATGAGGGTTACTGTTATCTAGGATAGGCATAGATAACATAGCGATCTGGTGCATCACCGATATAGGAAAATGGATAGCATGTAGATACGGTTAATACTTCATCCTTTCGATCAGGATCAATGACCGTTGTATCATCTGCAGATACAATTTTATGATCCTGAATGGTATATACAAAAGTACCATGTTCCATTTTTACATGGAACTCATCTCCGTCTTCTAACTTATCAAATTCTCTAAAAACTGTATCTCGATGACCAGATAGTAAGATTTGTTTATTTTCTCCGGGAAAACCTGTACCGGTGTAATGCCCAACTCCCTGAGCCAACTCTTCTTCATCTACACCTTCTACGATTGGGACTTCACGATCAAGTTTTGGAATATATAAAATTCCAATCGTATCTCCTGTTTTAAATTGGTCATAACTAAATTTCTTGACATTTTCTACCTCTTTAACAACCGTGTTCGAAACAAACGATTTTGCTTCATCCATCCGGTCACTTTCCATTGCTTTAAAGTTATATAATTGAAATCCGCCATAGCCAAGAATCGCTATTCCACAAATAATTAACACGATTGAAAATGCCCGAAGCATACAATTCACCTCAGCCTATTTACTTATCATTTTTATTCTTACTTTCCACCATATAATAAAAATAATCTTAAAAGGATGTTCAAAAAGCCCTATCCTGTTTATTGAACTCGTATTTATATGTTTTCGGCTAGTGATGACATAAAAAAATGTAGCTTCTAAAAAGTTGTAATTAAACCATGTTTACGGATAAGAATAATTGACTCATCTCCATTTTTTTAACGGCTTTTGTAAGCAGTTCCTCCGGTTGAACTAAACCAATACGTACATAGCCTTCTCCTGATTTTCCGAAAGCGTTACCTGGTATTACAACAACTCCAGCATCGTCTATTAGTCGATACGTAAATTCTGTAGATGTAAATGATTCCGGTACCTTTGCCCAAATAAACATGGATGCCTTTGGGGGATCAACTTTCCATCCTAATTCACTAAAACCTTGAATTAAAATATCTCTGCGCTTTTTATAGACAGATCTTAACGTTTGACAAAAATCTGCGCCATGTTTTAAAGCGGAGATAGCGGTTTTTTGAATAGGTAGAAAGACTCCAAAGTCAATATTTGATTTTAACCGTTTCAATCCATCTATAATTTCAGCATTACCTACAATATAACCAATTCTACAACCAGCCATGTTGAAGCTTTTGGAAAAGGAATTAAACTCTACGCCAACTTCTTTTGCTCCATCGATTGATAAGAAGCTAATTGGTTTTTCTTCATAATAGAGTTCAGAATAAGCAAAATCATGAAGGACGGAAATGTCGTATTTTTGGGCAAACTTAACTACCTTTTCAAAAAACTCTTTTGTAGCAAGAGCAGGTACAGGATTGCCTGGAAAATTCAATATCATCATCTTGGCTTTTTTTCTAATTTCTTCAGGGATGGCTTCTAAGTCAGGCAAGAAATTATTTTCTGCCTTTAGCGGCATGGGATATGGTGTTGCATTAGCTAAAGAAACTCCAGTTTGATAGGCAGTATACCCAGGGTCAGGTAAAAGAATAATATCACCCGGGTTAGTAAGAACCATTGGTAAATGTACAAGTCCATCTTGTGAACCCATTACCATTAAGGCTTCTGTTTCTGTATGAACAGGTGCTGCATATTGTTCGGTATAGTAAGTTGCAATCATTTCGTGTAATTCATCTATACCGGTTAATGTATAGCCATATTGTGCAGGATCTTGAACATTTTTTGTCATTTCGTCTATTACGAACTGAGCAGGAGGTAAGTCTGGGCTTCCCACACTTAAATCAATCATTTCCAACCCTTCCTGCATTTTTTTCTTTTTGTAAGCAGATAGCTCATTGAAAATGGAAGTTTGAAAATTAACCATTTTATTAGCTAGCCTTATACTCATATAGAATCACCTCATAGTTGACTATCCAGAAATGGAGATTAGTATGATTATACCATTCTTATAAAAGATGGTGGGTAATTTTTGAACATTTTTAACAAGCAATTTAAATTTGCAAGCTTTTAACTTAGTTATTTTAATGCATAATGATAGAAAAAACAAATAGGGCAATAGACTTAAGGGAAAAAGTCTTTTGAAAGACTTTATACTAGAATACGTAGATTCAGTCTACATTAATTAATTTCTCCCATGATTAATATTATACGCCTCTCTACAAACTAACACTCCTGTCTCCTCTTTAGTTTTAAATTTTTAGAAAATTAACTTGACAGTCAAATAAAGAATAATTAGAATAATGGTAAGATAAAGTGAAACTTGCCATGAGACACTCATGGTTAGATGAATCAATCGGACATTTACTGGAAGTTCCCTCCACTAGATTTCTTGGATCCTCTTCCTCCACTAGGTGGAGGATCTACTGCCGGTTAGATGTGGGATAAATAAAAATGGGGAAGTGAATGATTTGTCTTTACGTGCCCGGAAAATAGCTGAAAAGAAAGAGGAAATTATTCGAATGGCTATACGCGTATTATCAGAGAAAGGGTATTATGGCATTACGATGGAGGAAATTGCTTCAAAGCTATTAATGACAAAAGGTACCGTTTATTACTATTTTAAAGATAAGCAGGATCTATTATATCAAAGTCAAATGATGTTGTTAGGAAAAAGTTTGGACAATATGAACTCCATCCGACAACAGGACTTGCCAATAATGGATAAGCTAAAAAAAGCAATGACCACCCACATTGAATATCTCCTTACTGAAAAGTCGGGGTTTGAATCAATGTTAAAGCCGGAGCAGATTTTTTCTAAAGAACAGCTCGAGGTCATTTTAAAACGGAGAGATGATTATGGGAAGTGTTTTGACCAGCTGATCGCAGAAGGAATAGAAGCGAATACTTTTTACCCCGTTGACATAAAAGTAGTTAGAAATATCATTTTGGGAGCGATGAATTGGGTAATACAATGGTATTCAGACAGTGGAAAAAAGAGTAAAACAGAAATTGCTGAGGATATTACGGAGTATTTACTTCGGATTTTAATAAAAACGGGAGGCGATTAAATGAACATTACAAATTGTGTATCTGTAGTGACCGGGGGTGCATCAGGTCTAGGTGAAGCAACAGTGAGAAAGCTGGTTGCAGCTGGGGGAAAAGCGGTAATTTTAGATGTATCTAAAGAAAAAGCAGTCACTCTAACAGAAGAACTCGGTGATAAAGTGACATTTTTTCAAGCAGATGTTACAGATGAATTAAGTGTCCAAACGGCGTTGGATGAAGCGATAGAGAGTTTTGGCAGAGTGGATGTTCTTGTGAACTGTGCAGGAATAGGCATTGCAGAGAAAACGTTTGGAAAACGCGGCGTACATCATTTAACTACGTTCTCTAAAGTGATTGAAGTCAATTTAATCGGTACTTTTAATGTTTTACGTCTTACTGCTGCAAAAATGGCTGAAAATGAGCCAAATGAACATGGTGAACGTGGAGTAATTATTAATACGGCTTCTGTTGCTGCGTTTGATGGACAGATTGGTCAGGCAGCGTATAGCGCA is a genomic window of Virgibacillus proomii containing:
- a CDS encoding TetR/AcrR family transcriptional regulator; translation: MSLRARKIAEKKEEIIRMAIRVLSEKGYYGITMEEIASKLLMTKGTVYYYFKDKQDLLYQSQMMLLGKSLDNMNSIRQQDLPIMDKLKKAMTTHIEYLLTEKSGFESMLKPEQIFSKEQLEVILKRRDDYGKCFDQLIAEGIEANTFYPVDIKVVRNIILGAMNWVIQWYSDSGKKSKTEIAEDITEYLLRILIKTGGD
- a CDS encoding class D sortase; the protein is MLRAFSIVLIICGIAILGYGGFQLYNFKAMESDRMDEAKSFVSNTVVKEVENVKKFSYDQFKTGDTIGILYIPKLDREVPIVEGVDEEELAQGVGHYTGTGFPGENKQILLSGHRDTVFREFDKLEDGDEFHVKMEHGTFVYTIQDHKIVSADDTTVIDPDRKDEVLTVSTCYPFSYIGDAPDRYVIYAYPR
- a CDS encoding LL-diaminopimelate aminotransferase; amino-acid sequence: MSIRLANKMVNFQTSIFNELSAYKKKKMQEGLEMIDLSVGSPDLPPAQFVIDEMTKNVQDPAQYGYTLTGIDELHEMIATYYTEQYAAPVHTETEALMVMGSQDGLVHLPMVLTNPGDIILLPDPGYTAYQTGVSLANATPYPMPLKAENNFLPDLEAIPEEIRKKAKMMILNFPGNPVPALATKEFFEKVVKFAQKYDISVLHDFAYSELYYEEKPISFLSIDGAKEVGVEFNSFSKSFNMAGCRIGYIVGNAEIIDGLKRLKSNIDFGVFLPIQKTAISALKHGADFCQTLRSVYKKRRDILIQGFSELGWKVDPPKASMFIWAKVPESFTSTEFTYRLIDDAGVVVIPGNAFGKSGEGYVRIGLVQPEELLTKAVKKMEMSQLFLSVNMV
- a CDS encoding 3-hydroxyacyl-CoA dehydrogenase — protein: MNITNCVSVVTGGASGLGEATVRKLVAAGGKAVILDVSKEKAVTLTEELGDKVTFFQADVTDELSVQTALDEAIESFGRVDVLVNCAGIGIAEKTFGKRGVHHLTTFSKVIEVNLIGTFNVLRLTAAKMAENEPNEHGERGVIINTASVAAFDGQIGQAAYSASKGGITGMTLPVARDLASLGIRVMTIAPGLFETPLFATLPEKAKQALGEMTPFPSRLGKPEEYALLVKSIIENPMLNGETIRLDGAIRMQPK
- a CDS encoding DUF4064 domain-containing protein, whose translation is MNRKIEYILGIVGFSMDALVAIMSGVFLLILHSGVDFLKDAIDPTEYGAFSDFFPVFINLLWIPILGCVISFILGLIAVVNIKKNPKVAGGFFIAAAIISSWLLFSGFFFQSVFYLIAGIMCFVRKPEDSAME